The Stenotrophomonas sp. ZAC14D1_NAIMI4_1 DNA segment ATGCGGCCACGCACCTGGCCCGGTGCGTGGCGCTGGATCCGCACTATTCGGCGGCGTGGAAGCTGCTCGGCAAGGCCTGGCTGGCCAGTGGCCAGCCGCAGGCGGCGCGCGAAGCGTGGCAGCGCGGGCTCAGCGTGGCCGGCAGCAAGGGCGACCAGCAGGCGCGCAAGGAAATGCAGGTGTTCCTGCGCCGGCTGGACCGCGCCCCGAAGGACGGCGGCCTGCCGGCAGCGCTGGCCAAGGCCAGCTGAAGGCCTCAGCCCGCGTTGGCGGGCGCCGGTGCCGGCATGATGTCCGGCATCGGCAGGCGGCGCGGCTTGCTCGGGAAGGCGTGGCGCAGGATGCGCCAGACCACCTGGGCGAACTGGCGCGGCAGCGAGCCGTTGTTGTAGTGCTGGCCGTAGCGGCGGCAGATGTCCTTCACTTCCTTGGCAATGGCCGCATAGCGGTTGGCCGGCAGGTCCGGGTAGAAGTGGTGTTCGATCTGGTGGCTGAGGTTGCCCGACAGCACGTTGATGATGAAGCCACCGCTGATGTTGGACGAACCACGCAGCTGGCGCAGGTACCAGTGGCCGCGCGATTCATTGCGCAGGCATTCCTTCGGGAAGGTTTCCGATTCGGCGGTGAAGTGGCCGCAGAAGATGATCACGTAGGTCCAGACGTTGCGCATGCCGTTGGCGACCAGGTTGCCCAGCATCACCGGCAGGAAGAACGGGCCGGCCAGCAGCGGGAAGAACACGTAGTCCTTCAGCACCTGGCGCAGCATCTTGCGTGCCACCGGGCGGGTCTGCAGCCACATCGCACGGCTGCTGATGCGGCCCTTGAACCAGCGGCCCAGGCGCAGGTCCTGTGCAGCCACGCCCCACTGGAACAGCAGCGCGAAGATCGGCGCGATGATCGGCTGCAGCAGGTAGAACGGCGACCAGCGCTGTTCCGGGAAGATGCGCAGCAGGCCGTAGCCGATGTCATCGTCCATGCCACGCACGTTGGTGTAGGTGTGGTGGCGGAAATTGTGGGTCTTGCGCCAGTTGTCGCCGGTAGCAACGATGTCCCACTCATAGGTGTTGCCGTTGAGCTTGGGGTCGCCGGTCCAGTCGTACTGGCCGTGCATCACGTTATGGCCCAGCTCCATGTTCTCCAGGATCTTGGCCAGCGCCAGCAGCAGGGTGCCGGCGATGCAGGCCGGCCACAGCAGCGGCGCCCAGAACAGGGGCGAGAACGCGCCCAGGAACAGCAGGCCACGGCCCAGCACGCCCGACCAGCGCACGGCGGCGGCCACGCGGCGGATGTAGCGGGTGTCGGAGGCGCCGAGGCTGCCCAGGATACGGTCACGGATCGCGTCGAGCTCGGCACCGAAGGCGTTCATCTCGGCGGGGCTCAGGGCACGGTCGGAAGCGCGGGTCATGGCAGCAGGTCCTCAGAGATCCAAAGTCAGGTCGGTAGTCGGTGCGCTCACGCAGATCCGCACCGGCTGCGCCGTTTCGGACTGCATTTCACCGGTGCGCAGGTGGCGGGTGGTGCCACTGACGCGGTCGCAGGTGCAGCTGTTGCAGATACCCATGCGGCAGCCGTGCTTGGGCTTGATGCCCTGCGCTTCCAGGCTTTCCAGCAGCGAACGGCCGCGCGCGACCTTCAGCTGGCGGCCACTGCGGGCCAGGGTCAGGGCGATCTCGCCGGCACTGTCGGCATCGCTGAGCGGTGCCGGCGGGGTGAAGGCCTCGGCCTGGAAACCGGCCACCTGGTGCACCAGGCGTTGCCGTGCAGCCGCCACGAAACCATCCGGGCCACACGCCAGCACGTGGCGCTGGGCCAGCGGGGTGTCGTCGCCGGGCACGGCCAGCGAATGGGTGGTGATGCGCGCGGCCGGCACCTCGCCTTCGCGGGTGGTCAGCAGGTGCACGCGCAGGTTCGGGGTGGCCGCGGCCAGCGCCTGCAGTTCCTCACGGAACTGGAACGCGGCGGCGTTGCGTTCCCAGTAGAACAGGTCCACCGGCGCGGCCAGCGGGCGGCGGCAGGCCTCGCGCAGCAGGCTGCGCATGGGCGTGATGCCGCTGCCGGCGGCCAGCAGCAGCACCGGGGCGGCGGCGGGCATGTGGAAGTCCCCAAACGCCGCGTCCAGGCGGAACAGATCGCCCGGCTTGGCGTGGTGGACCAGATGCTGGCTGATGGCGCCGCCTTCGACCGCCTTGACGGTGATGGCCAGCTCGCGGCGACCCAGCGCGGTCGGGCTGTAGCTGCGGCGCAACACGCGCCCTTCAAGCTCCACGCCCAGGGTGATGTGCTGGCCGGCGCGCATGCCCGCCCAGTGCCGGTTGCAGCGCAGGACCAGGGTGGCGGCGCCCTCGCCGGCCGGCTCGCGCCGGACCAGGCGGGCCAGGGGCTCGCGCAGGGTCCACAAGGGATTCAGCTGGCCCGCCCAGAAATCGAACAGCGACGGCGACAGCCAGCGGTACGGGGAAAACAGGGAGGGACGGATCACAGCGCTCATGGGCGCACTATACGGCCGCACACACACCTGTGTATACATGTGTATATTGCTCCGGATTGGGTATGATTCAGCCTTGCCCCTCCGGAAGTGCCATGGCCGCCGCCACAGTTCTGTCGCCGCCCGAAGATGCCAACAGCCCGGCCCGCCGTACGGTGAGCCGCGAGGATCTGTTGGCCGCCGCGCTGAAACTGATCGGCCCGCACCGCAGCCTGTCCACGCTGAGCCTGCGCGAAGTCGCGCGCGAAGCGGGCATTGCCCCGAACAGCTTCTACCGGCAGTTCCGCGACATGGACGAACTGGCCGTGGCGCTCATCGACGTGGCCGGCCGCTCACTGCGCACGATCATCGGCGAAGCGCGCCAGCGCGCCACGTCCAGTGCGACCAGCGTCGTGCGCGTATCGGTGGAAACCTTCATGGAGCAGCTGCGCGCAGACGACAAGCTGCTGCACGTGCTGCTGCGCGAAGGCGCGGTGGGCTCGGATGATTTCAAGCACGCGGTTGAACGCGAACTGCACTATTTCGAAGAAGAGCTGCAGCACGACCTGGTGCGCCTGGCCGCGCTGGACGGCGCCAAGCTCTACAAGCCGGAACTGGTGGCCACCGCCATCACCCGCCTGGTGTTTGCCATGGGCGCCACCGCGATGGACCAGCCGCCGGAGAAAGACCCGGAGCTGGTCGAACAGATTTCCACGATGATCCGCATGATCATCGTCGGCGCCCGCAGCCCGGCCGCGTTCCGTCGCGGCAGGTAGATCCACGCCATGCGTGGATGAAATCTGTTAGAGATCGAATGAATTCATCCACGCATGGCGTGGATCTACTGTGTCGGCCAAGGTCGACATCCACCAGATCCGACCCCGTGCCGACCAACGGTCGGCACCCACCAGAGCAGATCTCCGTTCCGACAGATCGCGGGAAACTGTCGAAGGCGGGGTGGGTCCGGTTGAGGGGGCGTGAGCCGCATGGATGCGGCGACCGAGCTTACAGGGACGTACTTGCAGCGCCCCCCTCAACCGGACCCACCCCGCCATCCCACGGATAGCCCGCTTTTGACGTTGACGTTGATCTGAGGCGGGTGCAGGGCTGCAAGCCCTGCCCCAAACCTCAGCCCGCCCCGCCCTCGGCCTTGCGCACGAACGCCTCGAACAGCGCCAGCGTCTGCTCGCTCACATGGTGTTCGATGCCCTCGGCATCGCGCCGCGCCGTGTCCGGGTCGACGCCCAGCGCCAGCAGGAAGCGCTCCACGGTCTGGTGCCGCTCGCGGCTGGCGTGGGCCAGCGCCTCGCCTTCCGGGGTCAGGAACACGCCCCGGTACGGCCGCTGCACCACCCAGCCATCACGGGCCAGGCGCCGCAGCATCTTGGCCACCGTCGGCTGCGCCACGCCCAGGCGGGTGGCGATGTCGACCTGGCGCGCCTCGCCGCCATCGGCCAGCAGGTCGGAGATCAGCTCCACGTAGTCCTCGACCAGCTCCATCCGGTGTGCCTCGCGCACCTGCCGGAAGCTCTCGACCTGGCGCTCGGCCTCGATCAAGGGGGGATTCTTTGCCGATGTCGAAGCGCCTGTCTTGCCCACGCGTGTGCCTGTCCTGCCGAGGTATTCCGGATCTGAACCTGAATTCTGGACCAGTGACGCAGCAAAGACGATTGTTTCACATTGCTAATGGATATAGCAGTGGCTATATTGCAGCCATGAACACCGTCGAGCCCACCGACTCCCCGGCCGCCCCTGCAGCCAGTCTCGGCGCGCTCAACGCCTCGGTCGCCGTACCCGAAAAAGGCCACTGGTGGTTCCGTCTGCTGGCCTTCATCGGCCCCGGCTACATGGTC contains these protein-coding regions:
- a CDS encoding tetratricopeptide repeat protein, with product MNIEALESLLASGKDSALLRFGLGQSWLDAGQPVHAATHLARCVALDPHYSAAWKLLGKAWLASGQPQAAREAWQRGLSVAGSKGDQQARKEMQVFLRRLDRAPKDGGLPAALAKAS
- a CDS encoding acyl-CoA desaturase, with amino-acid sequence MTRASDRALSPAEMNAFGAELDAIRDRILGSLGASDTRYIRRVAAAVRWSGVLGRGLLFLGAFSPLFWAPLLWPACIAGTLLLALAKILENMELGHNVMHGQYDWTGDPKLNGNTYEWDIVATGDNWRKTHNFRHHTYTNVRGMDDDIGYGLLRIFPEQRWSPFYLLQPIIAPIFALLFQWGVAAQDLRLGRWFKGRISSRAMWLQTRPVARKMLRQVLKDYVFFPLLAGPFFLPVMLGNLVANGMRNVWTYVIIFCGHFTAESETFPKECLRNESRGHWYLRQLRGSSNISGGFIINVLSGNLSHQIEHHFYPDLPANRYAAIAKEVKDICRRYGQHYNNGSLPRQFAQVVWRILRHAFPSKPRRLPMPDIMPAPAPANAG
- a CDS encoding ferredoxin reductase, giving the protein MSAVIRPSLFSPYRWLSPSLFDFWAGQLNPLWTLREPLARLVRREPAGEGAATLVLRCNRHWAGMRAGQHITLGVELEGRVLRRSYSPTALGRRELAITVKAVEGGAISQHLVHHAKPGDLFRLDAAFGDFHMPAAAPVLLLAAGSGITPMRSLLREACRRPLAAPVDLFYWERNAAAFQFREELQALAAATPNLRVHLLTTREGEVPAARITTHSLAVPGDDTPLAQRHVLACGPDGFVAAARQRLVHQVAGFQAEAFTPPAPLSDADSAGEIALTLARSGRQLKVARGRSLLESLEAQGIKPKHGCRMGICNSCTCDRVSGTTRHLRTGEMQSETAQPVRICVSAPTTDLTLDL
- the fabR gene encoding HTH-type transcriptional repressor FabR, with amino-acid sequence MAAATVLSPPEDANSPARRTVSREDLLAAALKLIGPHRSLSTLSLREVAREAGIAPNSFYRQFRDMDELAVALIDVAGRSLRTIIGEARQRATSSATSVVRVSVETFMEQLRADDKLLHVLLREGAVGSDDFKHAVERELHYFEEELQHDLVRLAALDGAKLYKPELVATAITRLVFAMGATAMDQPPEKDPELVEQISTMIRMIIVGARSPAAFRRGR
- the mntR gene encoding manganese-binding transcriptional regulator MntR; amino-acid sequence: MGKTGASTSAKNPPLIEAERQVESFRQVREAHRMELVEDYVELISDLLADGGEARQVDIATRLGVAQPTVAKMLRRLARDGWVVQRPYRGVFLTPEGEALAHASRERHQTVERFLLALGVDPDTARRDAEGIEHHVSEQTLALFEAFVRKAEGGAG